In the genome of Ignavibacteriales bacterium, one region contains:
- a CDS encoding bifunctional DNA primase/polymerase, with translation MFKELASKLAVNFGFNVLPLNGKKPTIQWERWQTEKQSINDIESMDWNCSGVSAVMGIENLRCFDFDGVENFELVEKFREALKFSEQYDWLVQSGSGMGYHIYFYCEWNEELEKLLGSERAVIKFKSKTDGYCKHIELRWKDCYTVLPYSTHPSGGIYTFLGNDPFEKPIQIEPQVLIECLKEYCVIKENTKLVINESESIKDAADAYYDEDKLFSALEFLADSLGENCYEDWLRIGFALVPLEKTGEDFFVQLSKRNPHYTDTEDEVRNKFADLKKKYDGRITPGTIFFLAKEKGWKPANLKFWYRDNKITRISRTKVKRLLEEYGYGKIKIGNEYIFVKVENNIVNEMRSAEVKEFILAYLNQIPADDFEGTTREAVLDALMKGSTQIFSDGFYEFLITRGLEFCEDTAETSYFFFKNVFVEVKKDAIVTKPYKELRGCIWERNIIRREYIITNNRSEFEDFLFNATGNDKDRMNALKSGIGFLLHRCKKGGEEKAVILIDEIMSEGASGRSGKGLTIKAISELRNVEPINGRTFNPTKSFAFQRVDIDTNIIAFEDLDEKFPFDKLFSTIADGITIERKGKDEIYLPYSKSPKIAITTNYSVKGVDDSTMARQFPIEYTGHYNKRHQPEHEFGHRFFESWNENQWNEFYQVMLEYCQYYLGNGLVAYKHINIEKKQLYNETCEEFYEFCSELSTNTIYNKKEIFERFKKENPELSVTQIKFTKWLKVWAKINDYRVNESKSGAERMIEFREGKAVA, from the coding sequence ATGTTCAAGGAACTCGCGAGTAAGCTCGCTGTAAACTTCGGTTTCAATGTGTTACCATTAAATGGTAAGAAGCCAACTATTCAATGGGAAAGATGGCAAACGGAAAAGCAATCAATCAATGATATTGAATCTATGGACTGGAACTGCAGCGGTGTTAGTGCAGTAATGGGAATAGAGAATCTACGGTGTTTTGATTTTGATGGTGTTGAGAATTTTGAGTTAGTTGAGAAATTCAGAGAAGCTTTAAAATTTTCTGAACAGTATGACTGGCTTGTTCAAAGCGGAAGCGGAATGGGTTATCATATTTATTTTTATTGTGAGTGGAATGAGGAGCTTGAAAAATTATTAGGTTCTGAACGGGCTGTCATTAAATTCAAAAGCAAGACTGACGGCTACTGTAAGCATATCGAATTACGCTGGAAGGATTGTTATACGGTACTTCCGTATTCAACTCATCCGAGCGGAGGGATTTATACTTTTTTAGGAAATGATCCGTTTGAAAAACCTATTCAGATCGAACCGCAGGTACTTATTGAATGTCTGAAAGAGTATTGTGTTATTAAAGAGAACACAAAGCTAGTTATAAATGAAAGTGAATCAATAAAAGATGCTGCTGATGCTTACTATGATGAAGACAAGTTATTCAGTGCATTAGAGTTTCTTGCTGATAGTCTTGGTGAAAATTGTTACGAGGATTGGCTGAGAATCGGGTTTGCACTTGTTCCATTGGAAAAAACGGGAGAAGATTTTTTTGTTCAATTGAGCAAAAGGAATCCCCATTACACCGACACTGAAGATGAGGTAAGAAATAAATTTGCTGATCTTAAAAAAAAATATGACGGGAGAATAACACCGGGCACAATCTTTTTCTTAGCAAAGGAAAAAGGATGGAAGCCTGCTAACCTGAAGTTCTGGTATAGAGATAATAAAATAACCAGGATTTCAAGAACTAAAGTTAAGAGACTGCTGGAAGAGTACGGGTATGGTAAAATTAAAATCGGCAATGAATACATCTTTGTGAAAGTAGAAAATAATATTGTTAATGAAATGCGAAGTGCAGAGGTAAAAGAATTTATCCTGGCGTATTTAAATCAAATTCCTGCAGATGATTTTGAGGGCACAACAAGGGAAGCGGTACTCGATGCACTGATGAAGGGGAGTACACAAATATTCAGTGATGGGTTTTATGAATTCCTTATCACTCGCGGATTGGAGTTTTGTGAGGACACGGCAGAAACAAGTTATTTTTTCTTTAAGAATGTTTTTGTTGAAGTAAAAAAAGATGCGATAGTCACAAAACCTTATAAAGAATTGAGGGGATGTATATGGGAACGAAATATTATAAGAAGAGAATATATCATCACAAACAACAGGAGTGAGTTTGAGGATTTTCTATTTAATGCAACCGGTAATGATAAAGATAGAATGAACGCTTTAAAATCCGGGATAGGATTTCTGCTGCACAGATGCAAAAAGGGAGGAGAAGAAAAAGCCGTTATATTAATTGATGAGATTATGTCAGAAGGTGCATCCGGAAGAAGCGGTAAAGGACTTACTATCAAAGCAATCTCAGAACTAAGAAATGTTGAACCGATAAATGGAAGGACTTTTAATCCTACAAAAAGTTTTGCTTTTCAGAGAGTGGATATAGATACAAACATAATTGCCTTTGAAGATCTGGACGAGAAATTTCCATTCGACAAACTTTTTTCCACAATAGCCGATGGGATAACAATCGAAAGAAAAGGCAAAGATGAAATATACCTGCCTTACTCTAAGTCACCCAAAATAGCGATCACGACAAATTATTCAGTTAAAGGGGTTGATGATTCAACAATGGCAAGGCAGTTTCCTATCGAATATACTGGGCACTACAACAAAAGACATCAGCCGGAACACGAATTCGGTCACAGGTTTTTTGAATCGTGGAATGAAAATCAGTGGAATGAGTTTTATCAAGTGATGCTGGAATACTGCCAGTACTATTTGGGGAATGGACTCGTGGCATACAAACATATTAATATAGAGAAGAAACAATTGTACAATGAAACGTGTGAGGAGTTTTATGAGTTCTGTTCCGAACTTTCAACGAATACAATTTATAATAAGAAAGAAATATTTGAACGCTTTAAGAAAGAAAATCCGGAGTTGAGTGTAACACAGATTAAGTTCACAAAGTGGCTGAAGGTTTGGGCGAAGATAAATGATTATCGCGTGAATGAATCGAAGTCGGGAGCGGAGAGGATGATTGAGTTTAGGGAGGGGAAGGCGGTTGCATAA
- a CDS encoding site-specific integrase yields the protein MKQVEKIAGMVIEKLVERLTPQFPVVTIKTFLDEYESFVRMNRSAKTLRGVMLVSKKLLKYYSADRVMNTIMLKDLETFLDIQKRKAPRGVYVYLRVLKAMFNKAKEWNYVQENPVGKIRLAKRQSVKKEFITDEQFEKILSHISTDMIKDFIVLAFYTACRLSELTFMKWCDVDFIRNVIVIGSESFQTKSRKQREVPMHSKVREVLLARAKRIMVNGKWEMLDGKTHPLIPSKEGIEKRRGGDRNGFVFCKGNGFAFTPDYFSKQFKCACKAAGFGNTYHFHDLRHSALSRMILKGAPLPVVQRISGHAQLSTLSIYLHPDLDSMREAVNRM from the coding sequence ATGAAACAGGTTGAGAAAATAGCGGGAATGGTTATTGAGAAATTAGTTGAAAGACTTACTCCGCAATTTCCTGTTGTGACTATTAAAACTTTTCTGGATGAGTATGAATCTTTTGTGCGAATGAACAGGTCAGCTAAAACTCTGCGCGGGGTTATGCTCGTTTCTAAAAAGCTGTTAAAATATTATTCGGCTGATCGTGTTATGAATACAATTATGCTTAAGGATTTAGAAACGTTCTTAGATATTCAAAAAAGGAAAGCTCCAAGGGGAGTTTATGTTTATCTACGTGTGCTTAAAGCAATGTTCAATAAAGCTAAGGAATGGAATTATGTCCAGGAAAATCCTGTGGGTAAAATAAGGTTAGCTAAGAGACAGTCTGTTAAAAAAGAATTTATCACTGATGAACAGTTTGAAAAAATTCTTTCGCATATCTCTACCGATATGATAAAAGATTTTATTGTGCTGGCTTTCTATACAGCGTGCAGGCTGAGTGAATTAACTTTTATGAAATGGTGCGATGTGGATTTTATCAGGAATGTGATTGTGATAGGGAGTGAAAGTTTTCAGACGAAGAGTCGCAAGCAACGGGAAGTGCCGATGCATAGTAAGGTGAGGGAGGTTTTACTCGCGAGGGCAAAACGGATAATGGTAAATGGTAAATGGGAAATGTTAGATGGAAAAACCCACCCCTTAATCCCCTCCAAGGAGGGGATAGAAAAGAGGCGAGGAGGGGATAGGAATGGATTTGTGTTTTGTAAGGGGAACGGGTTTGCTTTTACTCCGGATTATTTTTCCAAGCAGTTTAAGTGTGCGTGCAAGGCTGCAGGGTTTGGAAATACTTATCATTTCCACGATCTGCGTCACAGTGCTTTAAGCAGAATGATTTTAAAAGGTGCACCTCTACCAGTAGTTCAGCGGATCAGCGGACACGCTCAATTAAGTACATTAAGTATTTATCTGCATCCTGATCTTGATAGTATGAGGGAGGCGGTGAATAGAATGTAA
- a CDS encoding class I SAM-dependent methyltransferase, with the protein MIKDYTFTSPKNYLAYVERTNEKLLLQEELLRAFNNNELPIKKGDTGKKILDLGCGLGTHTNFLSKMFPDNKIIAIDISKDYIDLLIPKMKTIYNVELYKIAFEDYIGTTFDFILASHVLQYIQTPFIEFTNKIIQTLKSQGELWIVLQEKRGLNQIIVQSKEILNTQSSFFKNWFTHEEVRVALDHLNVTLRYKTLHSRFRAINYITPTADDINFLNFVLLNDLTDYSKHDLLKIIELQKPLIHNDMIYHDVGISKVRRMS; encoded by the coding sequence ATGATAAAAGACTATACCTTTACTTCTCCCAAAAATTATTTAGCCTATGTTGAAAGAACTAATGAAAAACTATTGCTGCAGGAAGAATTACTAAGAGCATTTAACAATAATGAATTACCAATTAAAAAAGGAGATACAGGGAAAAAAATACTAGATTTAGGTTGTGGACTTGGTACACATACAAATTTTCTAAGTAAAATGTTCCCAGATAATAAAATTATCGCTATTGATATATCGAAAGACTACATTGATTTGCTTATTCCCAAAATGAAAACTATCTATAATGTGGAGTTGTACAAAATTGCTTTTGAAGACTACATTGGAACAACCTTTGATTTTATTTTAGCATCTCACGTTTTGCAGTATATTCAAACACCTTTTATAGAATTCACTAATAAAATAATTCAAACTTTGAAAAGTCAAGGTGAATTATGGATAGTGCTGCAAGAGAAACGTGGATTAAATCAAATAATAGTACAAAGTAAAGAAATATTAAATACACAATCTTCCTTCTTTAAAAATTGGTTTACACATGAAGAAGTCAGAGTAGCGTTAGATCATTTAAATGTTACTTTACGGTATAAAACACTTCATAGTCGCTTCAGAGCAATTAATTATATAACACCAACTGCAGATGATATTAATTTTTTAAATTTTGTGTTGTTAAATGACTTAACTGATTATTCAAAACATGATTTACTAAAAATTATTGAATTGCAAAAACCACTTATTCATAATGATATGATTTACCATGACGTTGGGATTTCAAAAGTCAGGAGAATGAGTTGA
- a CDS encoding excisionase family DNA-binding protein has protein sequence MNSNPESADEIALLSYSEAAKRMGIGRDTLKKLIRDGKLEL, from the coding sequence ATGAATAGTAATCCTGAAAGTGCAGATGAGATTGCTTTGCTTTCTTATAGTGAGGCTGCTAAACGAATGGGAATCGGGAGGGATACGCTAAAGAAACTGATCAGAGATGGCAAGTTGGAATTATGA
- a CDS encoding ABC transporter substrate-binding protein, whose amino-acid sequence MKSTIIILVIVSIIGNGCKSNSREVVNVKCALKWIHHSQFAGLYVAEEKGLFRNNNINLTFLPGGLGKNEIIAVTSGDAQIGITSAEQILIARSRGINVKCLAVIFRFSPVCFFSKKNKQILTPFDFIGKRVAVQHGTNVEIEYSILLKELGIDELLINEIPTSHNLQLFFEDKIDVWNGYIFNEPLIAEEHGMTLNIIQAKDYGINFYADCIFATDSFIEKNPEKINNLVNAMLKGWMLVYENQKESVNSVLRKNKNLDFANEFRKIEMIKNLIRLENTAAIGNIDKNILQYMYNKLSENGFLGDVKFDISDCFTNRYNNSMN is encoded by the coding sequence TTGAAAAGTACAATAATCATTTTAGTAATTGTATCGATAATTGGTAATGGATGTAAATCGAATAGTAGAGAAGTGGTAAATGTTAAATGTGCTTTAAAATGGATTCATCATTCTCAATTTGCCGGTTTATATGTAGCTGAAGAAAAAGGATTATTCAGAAACAATAATATCAATCTTACATTCCTACCAGGTGGATTGGGTAAAAACGAGATAATTGCAGTGACTTCAGGTGATGCACAAATAGGAATCACCAGTGCTGAACAAATTTTAATTGCCAGATCGCGGGGTATAAACGTAAAGTGTTTAGCTGTAATATTCAGATTTAGCCCAGTATGCTTTTTCAGTAAAAAAAATAAGCAAATATTGACTCCTTTTGATTTTATTGGTAAAAGAGTAGCTGTTCAACACGGCACAAATGTGGAAATTGAATATTCAATATTATTAAAAGAATTGGGAATTGATGAATTATTGATAAATGAGATTCCTACAAGTCATAATCTACAATTATTTTTTGAAGATAAAATAGATGTATGGAACGGTTACATTTTTAATGAACCATTAATTGCAGAGGAACATGGGATGACTTTGAACATAATACAAGCTAAGGACTACGGAATAAATTTTTATGCGGACTGTATTTTTGCAACAGATTCATTCATAGAAAAAAACCCTGAAAAAATCAATAATCTAGTGAATGCGATGCTAAAAGGATGGATGTTAGTCTATGAAAATCAAAAAGAATCTGTTAATTCAGTTTTGAGGAAAAACAAAAATCTTGATTTTGCGAATGAATTTAGAAAAATTGAAATGATAAAGAATCTAATTAGATTGGAGAATACTGCAGCGATAGGTAATATCGACAAAAACATTTTACAATATATGTATAATAAGCTCTCAGAAAATGGATTCCTAGGTGACGTTAAATTCGATATAAGTGACTGCTTTACAAACAGGTACAATAATTCTATGAATTAA
- a CDS encoding ABC transporter substrate-binding protein, giving the protein MIIEKMKKFWKNLDKLYLAILIILVAVTIYFVRSTAGDEKGTKNISLRLRWLHQTQFAGIYWADQFALFDGYNLSVELRTSGPGVNFIQGVATGNEDFGIAGAGQIVEARDKGLPVVALAVIFQKNPNVFFWLKDSVKNVQDWENKTIAVFYGYDHEYMYKAILDSFKINRKTITEVPVTPDMGRFFKGEVQVWGGYKINQPLTAKEKGFEIVTLDPDTLGLDVPGDVLFTSEKMVKENPELVQNVVNCVLSGWIEALKNSEKAIMTVKKYQTNFNYKHEKQMMDEIQKLVINENKPEKFGWMYDEKWQKIIQIWKKYGGIKKEVKTEECFNNNFVINYYKDHDPQN; this is encoded by the coding sequence ATGATTATTGAAAAAATGAAAAAATTTTGGAAAAATTTAGACAAACTTTATCTTGCTATTTTAATTATACTAGTAGCAGTTACAATATACTTTGTTCGCTCAACAGCTGGTGATGAAAAAGGCACCAAGAATATATCCTTAAGATTGAGATGGTTACATCAAACACAGTTTGCAGGAATTTATTGGGCAGATCAATTTGCACTTTTTGATGGGTATAATTTGAGTGTAGAATTAAGGACTTCCGGGCCTGGAGTCAATTTTATCCAAGGGGTTGCAACAGGAAATGAAGATTTCGGAATAGCGGGAGCGGGGCAAATAGTAGAAGCGCGTGATAAGGGATTGCCGGTAGTTGCACTTGCTGTCATATTTCAAAAGAATCCAAACGTATTTTTTTGGCTAAAGGATAGTGTTAAAAATGTACAAGATTGGGAGAATAAAACAATTGCAGTATTTTATGGATACGATCACGAGTACATGTACAAAGCAATTCTAGATTCATTTAAAATAAATAGGAAGACGATAACTGAAGTACCTGTAACACCGGATATGGGTCGGTTCTTTAAAGGTGAAGTTCAAGTTTGGGGCGGGTATAAAATCAACCAACCATTAACTGCAAAAGAGAAGGGGTTTGAGATAGTAACCTTAGATCCGGATACACTCGGATTAGATGTACCCGGTGATGTGTTATTTACTAGTGAAAAAATGGTAAAAGAAAATCCAGAACTTGTTCAAAACGTTGTAAATTGTGTATTATCTGGTTGGATAGAAGCTTTAAAGAATTCAGAAAAAGCTATAATGACTGTAAAGAAATATCAAACCAACTTTAACTATAAACATGAGAAACAAATGATGGATGAAATTCAAAAATTAGTTATTAATGAAAATAAACCTGAAAAATTTGGATGGATGTATGATGAGAAATGGCAAAAAATAATTCAAATATGGAAAAAGTATGGGGGAATAAAGAAAGAAGTTAAAACTGAAGAATGTTTCAACAATAATTTTGTTATAAATTATTATAAAGATCACGATCCACAAAATTAA
- a CDS encoding ABC transporter permease, translated as MKDKIIVIFLVALILVLWEATINIFKIPPYLIPPLREIINAIITNFESLIYDTLVTAFESLLGFLIAGILSTIVAIYITYSKTASRIILPFLIGLKAIPLIAIAPLLILWFGIDIFSKAIMAAIISFFPIVVNLIRGLKDVDHEHIELLKSFSATNFQIFKYLRVPNALPFFMAGLKIASTLSVVGAIVGETVGASEGIGHLILVSSLRIETAMVFAGILFASILGIIFYYSINTIEKRFIFWRNLND; from the coding sequence ATGAAAGATAAAATAATAGTAATTTTTCTTGTAGCACTTATCTTGGTTTTGTGGGAGGCGACTATAAATATTTTCAAAATACCACCATATTTGATTCCACCTTTAAGAGAAATAATTAATGCAATAATAACCAATTTCGAATCATTGATTTACGACACTTTAGTAACTGCATTTGAATCACTTCTTGGCTTTTTAATTGCAGGTATATTGTCAACAATTGTCGCAATTTATATTACCTATTCAAAAACAGCATCGAGAATAATATTGCCTTTTCTCATTGGGTTGAAAGCTATTCCACTTATAGCAATAGCCCCCTTGTTAATACTATGGTTTGGAATAGATATTTTCAGTAAAGCCATTATGGCTGCCATAATATCCTTTTTCCCAATCGTTGTTAATTTGATTCGTGGACTGAAAGATGTGGATCATGAACATATTGAACTATTAAAAAGTTTTTCAGCCACTAATTTTCAAATATTTAAATATTTGAGGGTACCAAACGCATTACCATTTTTTATGGCGGGACTTAAAATAGCAAGCACTCTAAGTGTAGTTGGAGCGATTGTAGGTGAAACTGTTGGAGCTAGTGAAGGAATCGGTCATTTAATTTTAGTGTCATCTCTAAGAATTGAGACAGCGATGGTTTTTGCTGGGATCTTATTTGCCTCGATTCTGGGTATCATATTTTATTATTCTATTAATACCATAGAAAAAAGATTCATATTTTGGAGAAATCTAAATGATTGA
- a CDS encoding ABC transporter ATP-binding protein: MNNDYILVKNLNKSFERNEPRKLEVFTNLSFSLKKGQIVALLGPSGCGKTTLLKLLAGLLKPTSGEILIDGLDPLNIDLRKKISLMFQQPNLLPWQNVKQNIALPLKLLFSESDARSYDKKIDEILKLVGLTNFADYYPHQISGGMQSRVALARAVIFNPEILLLDEPFATLDALTREDMQMLLLDILKKTSATTIIVTHSIEEAIILSDEVFILSSQPSRIIQKLLINLPRPRTANSRFENDLVVMRKEILDYLSQNKNNIK; encoded by the coding sequence ATGAACAACGATTACATTCTTGTTAAAAATCTAAACAAATCATTTGAAAGAAATGAACCAAGAAAACTTGAAGTTTTTACTAATCTGTCATTTAGTCTAAAAAAGGGACAAATTGTTGCACTCTTAGGGCCATCAGGCTGTGGAAAAACCACGCTTTTAAAATTATTGGCAGGCCTCTTAAAACCGACAAGTGGCGAGATTTTGATTGATGGTTTGGATCCCTTAAATATTGATCTAAGAAAAAAAATAAGTCTGATGTTTCAACAGCCAAATTTATTGCCTTGGCAAAATGTAAAACAAAATATTGCTTTGCCACTAAAATTGTTATTCAGCGAAAGCGATGCTAGAAGTTATGATAAGAAAATTGATGAAATATTAAAATTAGTTGGTCTAACTAATTTTGCAGATTATTATCCACATCAAATCTCTGGGGGAATGCAATCACGTGTTGCTTTGGCGCGTGCTGTAATCTTTAACCCAGAAATTCTATTGCTTGACGAGCCATTTGCAACATTAGATGCTCTGACAAGAGAAGATATGCAAATGTTATTGTTAGATATTTTAAAAAAGACTAGTGCAACGACAATCATTGTTACGCATTCTATAGAAGAAGCTATAATTCTATCTGACGAAGTATTTATACTATCTTCTCAGCCTAGTCGAATTATTCAAAAATTATTAATAAATCTACCACGACCAAGAACAGCGAATTCGAGATTTGAAAATGATTTAGTAGTAATGAGAAAAGAGATTTTAGATTATCTGAGTCAAAATAAAAATAACATAAAATAA
- a CDS encoding toxin yields the protein MNKLYYIIFFFTLLMQISIIDEIEGFLTEFKQKLKVFDIVYHRSDDNTEAVVELDIKPVNRNETLLKLTSNDYYKGPNPDLHDPYGSPVWEFGKVVNNKEVYIKISLGSPGKPVICKSFHLPKRKINYPYKEKNIE from the coding sequence ATGAATAAGTTGTATTATATTATTTTCTTTTTTACATTGCTTATGCAAATCTCAATAATTGATGAAATCGAAGGTTTTCTAACTGAATTTAAACAAAAGCTGAAAGTCTTTGACATCGTTTATCATCGCTCTGATGATAACACAGAAGCGGTTGTCGAGTTAGATATAAAACCAGTAAATAGGAATGAAACACTACTTAAGCTGACTTCAAATGATTATTATAAAGGTCCGAATCCGGATCTTCACGATCCTTATGGATCACCCGTTTGGGAATTTGGTAAGGTCGTAAATAACAAGGAGGTCTATATTAAAATTTCACTTGGCTCACCAGGTAAACCGGTTATTTGCAAATCCTTTCATTTACCCAAACGTAAAATTAATTATCCTTATAAAGAAAAGAATATAGAATGA
- a CDS encoding DUF4065 domain-containing protein → MKRIIDCPVCNDKAQLKAEQKKRTYRNEKFDVVEHYYQCDKCNYSFTNNEIDQYNLYLLHNKYREKYQIPFPEQLIAIRESYGLTQTKISELLGFGPNQYRLYESGELPSSANSMLLRLLLRPQSFKNIILENRQDDHEKLFAELVKKIDKRINETRKATLINMLFRNDIIPNSATGFAVPDFKKFANMVIYFLNVAQFKTKLNKLLFYADFTHFKYFGRSISGCEYAAIDMGPVPDNYKLIFGLLEEENFVHSKIETIKEKEVEKFFPSQSFDSSLFTVAEQDTLNSICSELGNLNTQSLIDLSHDEVAWQINSVNKITIDYSFFAPQLKAL, encoded by the coding sequence ATGAAACGAATTATAGACTGCCCTGTTTGTAATGATAAAGCACAGTTAAAAGCCGAACAAAAAAAACGTACTTATCGAAATGAAAAGTTTGACGTGGTGGAACATTATTACCAGTGCGATAAATGTAATTATTCATTTACTAATAATGAGATTGATCAATACAATTTATACTTACTGCACAACAAGTATAGAGAAAAATATCAGATCCCCTTTCCTGAACAACTTATTGCTATCCGCGAGTCTTACGGCTTAACTCAAACTAAAATATCTGAACTTCTCGGTTTTGGTCCGAATCAATATCGCCTTTACGAAAGTGGTGAACTCCCCTCAAGTGCTAATTCAATGTTGCTTAGGTTATTATTGCGTCCGCAATCTTTCAAAAATATTATTCTTGAAAACAGACAGGATGACCATGAAAAATTATTTGCCGAGCTCGTCAAAAAAATAGATAAGAGAATTAATGAGACTCGTAAAGCAACATTAATTAATATGTTATTCCGTAATGACATCATTCCTAATTCAGCCACCGGTTTCGCAGTTCCTGACTTTAAGAAGTTTGCTAATATGGTCATTTATTTCTTGAACGTAGCTCAATTCAAAACTAAATTAAACAAACTTCTCTTTTACGCTGACTTCACTCACTTCAAATATTTTGGAAGATCTATTTCGGGTTGTGAATATGCGGCTATCGATATGGGTCCGGTTCCTGATAACTACAAATTGATCTTTGGCTTGCTTGAGGAAGAAAATTTTGTCCATTCTAAAATTGAAACCATTAAGGAAAAAGAAGTCGAGAAATTTTTTCCTTCTCAGTCTTTTGATTCATCTCTTTTCACTGTTGCTGAACAGGATACTTTAAATTCAATTTGTTCTGAGCTGGGGAACTTGAATACGCAGTCTTTGATTGACTTATCTCATGATGAAGTAGCATGGCAGATTAATTCTGTTAACAAAATTACAATCGACTATTCATTCTTTGCCCCTCAGTTAAAAGCACTTTAG